One part of the Bernardetia sp. genome encodes these proteins:
- the rho gene encoding transcription termination factor Rho codes for MYNIEELNVRLLSELRTIATEMGLKNYSRLTKKDLIYKILDHQATNGEDEDVEQEKEAVPASETTKENKNEVSEKKPSGYKLPTFSFLKRDKENKEDTGEKTSKKESDSSVSDESKKSDNTKQDDSVERVRETLRERKRENVTRSNNTSSNEDSDKTERRSRLDRNDDRQENDNLRRRSRVNVKETDSKSNVHRASQRSKPNEEEKESSSNRSEKSNHNSEKNSDKKERSSNKKYNIREFDGVVTSEGVLEVISDGYGFLRSSDYNYLASPDDVYISPSQIKLLGLKTGDTVRGQIRPPKDGEKYFALLRIESVNGKTTEQIRDRVSFEHLTPLFPRERLNLSTKPNTYSTRMLDLFAPIGKGQRGMIVAQPKTGKTVLLKEIANAIAENHPECYLIVLLIDERPEEVTDMERSVRGEVVASTFDEQADRHVKVSNMVLEKAKRLVECGHDVVILLDSITRLARAYNTTVPSSGKILSGGVDANALHKPKRFFGAARNVENGGSLTIIATALIDTGSKMDEVIFEEFKGTGNMELQLDRKLANKRVYPAIDIPASGTRREDLLLDKDVLQRVWILRRMMNDMHSNEAMDYMLKHMRGTKSNDEFLASMDN; via the coding sequence ATGTATAATATTGAGGAACTCAATGTTCGCTTACTCTCCGAATTGCGTACTATCGCCACTGAAATGGGCTTAAAAAATTATAGCCGACTGACTAAAAAAGACCTTATCTACAAAATCTTAGACCACCAAGCAACTAATGGTGAGGACGAAGATGTAGAGCAAGAAAAAGAAGCTGTACCTGCTTCTGAAACCACAAAAGAGAACAAAAACGAAGTCTCTGAAAAAAAACCTTCTGGTTACAAACTGCCAACCTTTAGTTTTTTGAAAAGAGACAAAGAAAACAAAGAAGATACTGGAGAAAAAACTTCTAAAAAAGAATCTGATAGTAGTGTATCCGATGAGTCTAAAAAATCAGATAACACAAAACAAGATGATTCAGTAGAACGAGTGAGAGAAACATTGCGTGAAAGAAAACGTGAAAATGTTACTCGTTCTAATAATACCAGTAGTAATGAAGATTCTGACAAAACAGAAAGACGTTCTAGACTAGACCGTAATGACGACAGACAAGAAAACGATAATTTGCGTCGTAGAAGCAGAGTAAATGTAAAAGAAACAGATTCAAAATCTAATGTACATAGAGCTTCACAGCGTTCAAAGCCAAATGAAGAGGAAAAGGAAAGCTCTTCTAATCGTTCTGAAAAGTCAAACCATAATTCTGAAAAAAATTCAGATAAAAAGGAACGTTCTTCAAACAAAAAATATAACATTCGTGAGTTTGATGGCGTGGTAACTAGCGAAGGAGTTTTGGAAGTTATTTCTGATGGCTATGGCTTCTTGCGTTCTTCTGACTACAACTATTTGGCAAGTCCTGATGATGTATATATCTCTCCTTCTCAAATCAAACTTTTAGGCTTGAAAACTGGAGATACTGTCAGAGGACAGATTCGTCCACCAAAAGACGGAGAAAAATACTTTGCCTTGCTCAGAATTGAATCTGTAAATGGCAAAACAACCGAACAAATAAGAGACCGTGTTTCTTTCGAACACCTTACTCCACTTTTCCCTCGTGAACGCCTTAATCTTTCCACAAAACCAAATACTTATTCAACAAGAATGTTGGATTTGTTTGCACCTATCGGAAAAGGGCAACGTGGAATGATTGTAGCACAGCCCAAAACTGGTAAAACAGTACTTTTAAAGGAAATTGCTAATGCGATTGCTGAAAATCACCCAGAATGTTATCTGATTGTTCTTTTGATAGACGAGCGTCCAGAGGAGGTAACGGATATGGAACGCAGTGTAAGAGGCGAAGTTGTGGCTTCTACCTTTGATGAGCAAGCCGACAGACATGTAAAAGTTTCTAATATGGTCTTGGAAAAAGCCAAGCGTTTGGTAGAGTGTGGACACGATGTGGTTATTCTCTTGGATTCAATTACTCGTTTGGCTCGTGCATATAATACAACTGTTCCATCATCTGGAAAAATTCTTTCTGGTGGTGTAGATGCTAATGCACTTCACAAACCAAAACGTTTCTTTGGTGCAGCTCGTAATGTAGAAAATGGTGGTTCACTCACTATTATTGCCACAGCACTTATTGATACAGGTTCTAAAATGGATGAAGTTATCTTTGAAGAATTTAAGGGAACAGGCAACATGGAACTCCAACTTGATCGTAAACTTGCTAATAAGCGTGTTTATCCTGCTATTGATATTCCTGCTTCGGGTACTCGTCGTGAAGATTTACTCTTAGACAAAGATGTATTACAGCGTGTTTGGATTTTGCGTAGAATGATGAATGATATGCATTCTAATGAAGCAATGGATTATATGCTCAAGCACATGAGAGGAACAAAATCTAATGATGAATTTTTGGCTTCTATGGATAACTAA
- a CDS encoding nitrous oxide reductase accessory protein NosL — translation MNKIYLLIFVLLTVLACNSQTNKEENAKQTDNSSVEVKWTDCQNCGMPTNDFPNWQVMVKAEGKNVAFCSPRCMLIHLADSSNNIAKAIEKLEVTDYYTTQKIDGQTAFYVTGSDKTSAMGKDFIPFSTKEDAQNFMQEHNGKKIYSFREINKETVVSELK, via the coding sequence ATGAATAAAATTTATTTACTAATTTTTGTCCTTCTCACAGTTTTGGCTTGCAACAGCCAAACAAATAAAGAAGAAAACGCAAAACAAACAGATAACTCATCAGTAGAAGTAAAATGGACAGACTGCCAAAACTGTGGAATGCCAACCAATGACTTTCCCAACTGGCAAGTAATGGTAAAAGCAGAAGGAAAAAATGTAGCTTTTTGCTCTCCTCGCTGTATGCTGATTCATCTAGCAGATTCTTCAAATAATATAGCTAAAGCTATTGAAAAATTAGAAGTTACAGACTATTATACTACTCAAAAAATAGATGGACAGACAGCTTTTTATGTAACAGGTAGCGACAAGACAAGTGCTATGGGAAAAGATTTTATTCCTTTTTCTACAAAAGAAGATGCTCAAAACTTTATGCAAGAGCATAACGGAAAAAAAATCTATTCTTTTAGAGAAATAAATAAAGAAACTGTTGTTTCAGAATTGAAATAG
- a CDS encoding sodium:solute symporter, with product MNTLDWIVLIATQVLIIAYGIWKTRKQSKNLQGYLLSDRDMNWFTIGLSIMATQASAITFLSTPGQAFGNGMGFVQFYFGLPIAMVILSITAVPIYHKLNVYTAYEYLENRFDLKTRSLGAALFLTQRGLAAGLSIYAPAIILSTVLGWNIYYLIVIIGIVVIAYTVFGGTKAVSQTQKQQMLVILIGMVAAGYILISLLPKEVSVTDALSVAGAVGRLEVINLEFDINNRYNVWSGIIGGLFLALSYFGTDQSQVQRYLTGKSIAQTRVGLLMNGMVKIPMQFLILLVGVFLFAFYQFYQPPIFFNKVKKEKFVQENIVKAEELKQLENQYSQNFEEKKQVIFDFLEEKEKAEQQNRTLDTTYAHKIRLYNAQNDVLRNKATAIINSIDKNDKLEAKRLSNNDLDYAFINFVLDYLPIGLIGLLVSVMLSAAMSSASSELNALGSTTVIDIYKRSMVKDKDDEHYVKASKGFTMFWGIYAIFFAMLATQLDNLIQAVNILGSLFYGTILGIFLVAFYIKKVKSNAVFVAAIISESLIIFHYIFLRETFEIGFLWYNLIGCVMVIVLGVLLESILKSSGKNAKND from the coding sequence ATGAATACTTTAGACTGGATTGTACTGATTGCGACACAAGTTTTGATAATTGCTTACGGAATTTGGAAGACACGCAAACAAAGTAAAAATTTACAAGGCTATTTACTCTCGGATAGAGACATGAACTGGTTTACGATTGGGTTGTCTATTATGGCGACGCAAGCTAGTGCGATTACTTTTCTCTCTACCCCCGGACAAGCATTTGGTAACGGAATGGGTTTCGTACAGTTTTATTTTGGTTTGCCTATCGCTATGGTAATTTTGTCCATTACAGCCGTCCCCATTTATCATAAACTCAATGTTTATACAGCGTATGAATATTTAGAAAATCGCTTTGACTTAAAAACTCGTTCTTTGGGGGCTGCACTTTTTCTTACTCAGCGTGGTTTGGCTGCTGGACTTTCCATTTATGCACCTGCAATTATTCTCTCTACGGTTTTGGGTTGGAATATTTATTATCTGATTGTCATTATTGGAATTGTTGTGATTGCTTATACCGTTTTTGGAGGAACAAAGGCAGTTAGTCAGACACAAAAGCAACAAATGCTTGTTATTTTGATTGGAATGGTGGCAGCAGGATATATTTTGATTTCACTTTTACCTAAAGAAGTTTCTGTTACAGATGCACTAAGCGTGGCTGGTGCTGTGGGCAGATTGGAAGTCATTAACTTAGAATTTGATATAAATAATCGTTATAATGTTTGGTCTGGAATTATAGGAGGGCTATTTTTGGCTCTTTCTTATTTCGGAACTGACCAGTCGCAAGTGCAGCGTTACTTGACAGGAAAATCTATTGCTCAAACTCGTGTTGGGCTTCTGATGAACGGAATGGTAAAGATTCCAATGCAGTTTTTGATTCTTTTGGTAGGAGTATTTCTTTTTGCTTTTTATCAGTTTTATCAACCCCCTATCTTTTTTAACAAGGTAAAGAAAGAAAAATTTGTACAAGAAAATATAGTGAAAGCAGAGGAACTCAAGCAATTAGAAAATCAGTATTCACAAAATTTTGAAGAGAAAAAGCAGGTTATTTTTGACTTTTTGGAAGAAAAAGAAAAAGCAGAGCAGCAAAATAGAACATTAGATACTACCTACGCTCATAAAATTCGTCTTTATAATGCTCAAAATGATGTACTTCGAAACAAAGCCACAGCTATCATCAACAGTATTGATAAAAATGATAAGTTAGAAGCAAAACGCCTTAGCAATAACGATTTGGATTATGCTTTCATCAACTTTGTTTTAGATTATCTGCCTATTGGGCTGATTGGTCTTTTGGTTTCGGTAATGCTTTCGGCAGCGATGTCTTCGGCTTCTTCTGAACTCAATGCACTAGGTTCGACGACGGTAATTGATATTTATAAACGCTCTATGGTAAAAGATAAAGATGACGAACATTATGTAAAAGCCTCTAAAGGATTTACGATGTTTTGGGGTATTTATGCCATATTTTTTGCGATGCTTGCCACTCAGCTAGATAATCTGATACAGGCTGTAAATATTTTGGGTTCACTTTTTTATGGGACAATCTTAGGAATATTCTTGGTCGCTTTTTATATCAAGAAAGTAAAATCAAACGCTGTTTTTGTGGCTGCCATAATTAGCGAATCACTCATTATTTTTCATTACATTTTCCTAAGAGAAACCTTCGAAATTGGCTTTTTGTGGTACAATCTGATTGGCTGTGTGATGGTAATTGTGTTAGGAGTTTTACTTGAATCTATTTTGAAAAGTAGTGGAAAGAATGCTAAAAATGATTGA
- a CDS encoding group III truncated hemoglobin, with protein MKKDIQNEKDIKLLVDTFYKRVNQNELLSPIFNDFANVNWDSHLPTMYRFWNGILFGEGNYKGSPFAKHIPLPIDKTHFEKWLSLFTATIDELFEGNKADEAKQRATIIGYTFQSKLEYMNNKK; from the coding sequence ATGAAAAAAGACATACAAAACGAAAAAGATATTAAGCTACTCGTCGATACTTTTTATAAAAGAGTAAACCAAAATGAGCTTCTTTCTCCCATTTTTAACGATTTTGCTAACGTAAATTGGGATTCTCATTTGCCTACTATGTATCGTTTTTGGAATGGAATTTTATTTGGAGAAGGAAATTATAAAGGTAGTCCTTTTGCAAAACACATTCCTCTTCCCATAGATAAAACACACTTTGAAAAGTGGCTCTCTTTATTTACAGCAACCATAGATGAACTTTTTGAAGGAAATAAAGCTGATGAAGCCAAACAAAGAGCTACAATTATTGGCTATACTTTTCAATCCAAATTAGAGTATATGAACAATAAAAAATGA
- a CDS encoding acyltransferase family protein, translating into MTTPTIPSTRRIGYLDSIRGMAALAVVIFHSNAWLDFTKDTNFNSSIPTHILNIFFNGHNAVCLFFVLSGFVLSLKYVKKNDIQEVSYVEFILKRIFRLYPAYWFVLIIAALYTSADSVVFFQELPLLIFGNNTLIPPSWSLIAEMRMSLIFLFLLVLAMRNVKLLFVAAFLFWFLFGFRVYVLHFCLGILLAMNFDKIQQLELSKAKRYVLFFIGFLLCSFEQIHFIIVPHENFKATNTELGFFLGAFGCVIWLVLAMSAPKFQKRIETKPLLFLGDISYGLYIGHWLIFVNILEPHFEWFLSKIGSFYLTHIIVRYGLVIPLSLLFATFLYYVIEKPFIKWGYNIAKKYKDKLVLKLN; encoded by the coding sequence TTGACAACTCCAACTATACCCTCTACTCGTCGTATAGGTTATTTAGATAGCATAAGAGGTATGGCTGCTTTAGCAGTGGTTATATTTCATTCAAATGCTTGGTTAGATTTTACCAAAGACACTAATTTTAATAGTAGTATTCCTACTCACATATTGAATATTTTTTTCAATGGTCATAATGCTGTATGTTTATTTTTCGTCTTGAGTGGTTTTGTTTTATCCTTAAAATATGTAAAGAAAAATGATATACAGGAGGTATCTTATGTAGAATTCATATTAAAAAGAATCTTTAGGCTTTACCCTGCCTATTGGTTTGTTTTGATAATTGCTGCATTATATACAAGCGCTGATAGTGTAGTTTTTTTCCAAGAACTTCCACTGTTGATTTTTGGAAATAACACATTAATACCTCCATCTTGGTCACTAATAGCAGAAATGCGAATGTCTTTGATTTTTCTTTTCTTGCTTGTCTTGGCTATGCGAAATGTCAAACTTTTATTTGTGGCAGCTTTTTTATTTTGGTTTCTATTTGGGTTTAGAGTCTATGTTTTACACTTTTGCTTAGGAATTTTACTTGCTATGAACTTTGATAAAATACAGCAACTAGAACTAAGCAAAGCAAAAAGATATGTACTGTTTTTTATTGGATTTCTTTTATGCTCCTTCGAACAAATTCATTTTATTATTGTTCCTCACGAAAATTTTAAAGCAACTAATACAGAATTAGGATTTTTTCTCGGTGCTTTCGGATGTGTTATTTGGCTAGTTTTGGCAATGTCTGCTCCCAAATTTCAAAAAAGAATAGAAACCAAACCATTATTATTTTTAGGAGATATTTCCTATGGACTCTACATTGGGCATTGGCTTATTTTTGTAAATATTTTAGAGCCTCACTTTGAATGGTTTCTATCTAAAATCGGTTCTTTTTATCTAACACACATAATAGTCAGATATGGTTTAGTAATTCCTCTTTCACTCCTCTTTGCAACGTTTCTTTATTATGTTATAGAAAAGCCTTTTATAAAGTGGGGATACAATATTGCTAAGAAGTATAAGGACAAATTAGTTCTCAAATTAAATTAA
- a CDS encoding AAA domain-containing protein, whose protein sequence is MNKAEQKLTRLQELLRIEKREDAAQYQVKIVQAPLAKRRKDGLCWFPVGINDEFVGLGGRWNIDIERSNDKGQPHQLNVGSIVTVFEQKNGLEGEKINGVVSKVENDKMRIALNTEEFPDFLDNQNSSIGVYLAFDDSTYREMNQTIEKVINAKDDRLAELRDIFLGEKQPHFEKWEERNNNFEQSTQDLNQSQKKAVQNILQAQDIAIIHGPPGTGKTTTLVAAIVETLKNERQVMVCAPSNTAVDWLTEKLNSKNVKVTRLGHPARVNETLEHLTLDGKIEQHSDYKYYKKLLKQSEQMRKQALKFKRNFGQRERNERKHMLRDAKRLKQDALKLEEYISKHVLENSQVLACTLTGSASYVVAHRSFSTLFIDEAAQALEGATWIPILKANRVVMAGDHQQLPPTIKSFEAAKAGLENTLFEKIIKKHPQAAQMLSVQYRMNEQIMEFSNQKFYKGNLKAFETNKNHLLYPNLAPVEFVDTAGCGFSEIQDEETLSRYNPEEANLVVNHLTQLFEEILQKIENKEIENPKEFIDNFSVGVLSTYKAQVYLLRDLIRNNDLLSNYSNQITIHTVDGFQGQEREVMYISLVRSNEKGEIGFLKDLRRFNVAITRAKKRLVVFGDSATLGTDDFYKDFLDYAEKIEAYKSAWEYMV, encoded by the coding sequence ATGAACAAAGCAGAACAAAAGCTCACTCGTTTGCAAGAACTTTTACGCATCGAAAAACGAGAAGATGCAGCACAATATCAAGTCAAAATTGTACAAGCACCACTTGCCAAACGTAGGAAAGACGGACTTTGTTGGTTTCCTGTGGGCATAAACGACGAGTTTGTAGGTTTAGGGGGAAGATGGAATATTGATATCGAACGCTCCAACGACAAAGGGCAACCTCATCAACTCAATGTTGGAAGCATAGTAACTGTTTTTGAGCAAAAAAATGGATTGGAGGGAGAGAAAATTAATGGTGTAGTCAGTAAGGTAGAAAATGATAAGATGCGAATTGCTTTAAATACTGAGGAGTTTCCAGACTTTTTAGACAATCAAAATAGTAGTATTGGTGTTTATTTGGCTTTTGATGATTCTACTTATCGTGAAATGAATCAGACCATAGAAAAGGTTATAAATGCAAAAGATGATAGGTTAGCCGAGCTAAGAGATATATTTTTAGGAGAAAAACAACCTCATTTTGAAAAATGGGAAGAAAGAAACAATAATTTTGAACAATCAACACAAGATTTGAATCAATCTCAAAAAAAAGCTGTTCAAAACATTCTGCAAGCCCAAGATATTGCCATCATTCACGGGCCTCCTGGAACTGGAAAAACAACTACTTTGGTGGCAGCCATTGTAGAAACACTCAAAAATGAGAGACAAGTAATGGTTTGCGCTCCAAGTAATACGGCTGTGGATTGGCTGACAGAAAAACTAAATTCTAAAAATGTAAAAGTAACACGTTTAGGGCATCCTGCAAGGGTAAATGAAACGCTAGAACACCTTACGTTGGATGGAAAGATAGAACAACATTCAGATTACAAATACTATAAAAAGTTATTGAAACAATCTGAACAAATGCGAAAACAAGCCTTAAAGTTTAAACGAAATTTTGGACAGAGGGAACGCAACGAGCGCAAGCACATGTTGCGAGATGCCAAGCGTTTGAAACAAGATGCTTTAAAATTGGAAGAGTATATTTCAAAACATGTCTTGGAAAACTCACAAGTATTGGCGTGTACGCTGACAGGTTCGGCAAGTTATGTCGTAGCACATCGTAGTTTTTCAACACTTTTTATTGATGAAGCAGCACAGGCTTTGGAAGGTGCAACATGGATTCCTATCTTAAAAGCCAACCGAGTAGTTATGGCTGGCGACCATCAACAACTCCCTCCAACTATAAAATCTTTTGAAGCTGCCAAAGCAGGATTAGAAAATACGCTTTTTGAAAAAATAATAAAGAAACATCCACAAGCAGCCCAAATGTTGAGCGTTCAGTATCGCATGAATGAACAGATTATGGAATTTTCAAATCAAAAATTCTATAAAGGAAATCTAAAGGCTTTTGAAACAAATAAAAATCACCTTCTTTACCCAAATCTTGCTCCAGTAGAGTTTGTAGATACGGCTGGCTGTGGTTTTTCTGAAATTCAAGACGAGGAAACATTGAGCCGTTACAATCCAGAAGAGGCAAATTTGGTAGTTAATCATCTCACACAGCTTTTTGAAGAAATTTTACAAAAAATAGAAAACAAGGAAATAGAAAATCCGAAAGAGTTTATAGATAATTTTTCTGTGGGAGTACTTTCTACTTACAAAGCCCAAGTATATCTATTGCGTGATTTGATTCGAAATAATGACCTTCTTAGTAATTATTCTAATCAGATTACGATTCATACTGTGGATGGATTCCAAGGACAAGAAAGGGAAGTAATGTATATTTCTTTAGTTCGTTCGAATGAAAAAGGTGAAATAGGTTTTCTTAAAGACTTACGCAGATTCAATGTAGCCATTACACGAGCAAAAAAGCGTCTTGTTGTCTTTGGAGATTCTGCAACATTGGGAACAGACGACTTTTATAAAGATTTCTTAGATTATGCTGAAAAAATTGAAGCCTACAAAAGTGCTTGGGAGTATATGGTTTAA
- a CDS encoding DUF5685 family protein, which translates to ALLALRPYYSKSKTIKTACPAKLYVYSHRTETNPVIDKAADFSILLASLKLTDIKIDRKSNIARLLLKVLDKKQQKIYNSLSKTSQDAFEEHIFITQNDPTNFETTLHSSGVLSKTLFEELALLTTIPKDKKQFLSDFFYKIGRLIPLSDALTDWAEDAAKGAYNPILSRVKNENISFEEAYYFYKQEFQRLLYQLKYELKTLQNLDFEDWLNNAFERLERQIIKNGIQKSCKTTITEPILMKNDCDCDCDCDGDSDCCCSCDGCCSCDNCCSCDSCCSCNGCGDNDDEASACSCCFASEDFDSDDVGMEETTSKKKKKKKGENDTTGEEE; encoded by the coding sequence GCTTTGCTTGCCTTACGTCCTTACTATTCGAAAAGCAAAACCATCAAAACGGCTTGTCCTGCGAAGCTATATGTTTACTCACACCGAACTGAAACCAACCCAGTCATTGACAAGGCTGCCGATTTTTCTATTCTGCTTGCTAGTTTAAAGCTGACAGACATAAAAATTGATAGGAAGTCAAATATTGCTCGTTTACTACTCAAAGTGTTGGATAAAAAACAACAGAAAATATACAATTCGCTTTCAAAGACTTCTCAGGATGCTTTTGAAGAACATATTTTTATTACACAAAACGACCCTACAAATTTTGAAACCACGCTACACAGTTCAGGAGTGTTGAGTAAAACATTATTTGAAGAACTAGCTCTGCTTACGACTATTCCGAAAGACAAAAAGCAGTTTTTATCAGATTTTTTCTATAAAATAGGTCGTCTTATTCCTCTTTCAGATGCTTTGACAGATTGGGCAGAAGATGCAGCCAAAGGAGCATATAATCCAATTTTGAGTAGAGTAAAAAATGAAAACATTTCTTTTGAAGAAGCCTATTATTTCTACAAGCAAGAATTTCAAAGGCTACTCTACCAACTAAAATATGAACTAAAGACACTACAAAATCTAGATTTTGAAGACTGGCTCAACAATGCTTTTGAAAGGTTAGAGCGTCAGATTATCAAAAATGGCATTCAGAAAAGCTGTAAAACAACGATTACAGAGCCTATTCTGATGAAAAATGATTGCGACTGTGATTGCGATTGTGATGGAGATAGCGATTGCTGCTGTTCTTGTGATGGTTGTTGTAGTTGTGATAATTGTTGTTCTTGTGATAGCTGTTGTAGTTGCAATGGATGTGGAGATAATGATGATGAGGCTTCTGCTTGTAGCTGTTGTTTTGCTTCTGAAGATTTTGATTCAGACGATGTTGGTATGGAAGAAACGACGAGCAAGAAGAAGAAAAAGAAAAAAGGTGAAAATGATACTACTGGTGAGGAGGAGTAA